The Halomicronema hongdechloris C2206 genome includes a window with the following:
- a CDS encoding ParA family protein, with amino-acid sequence MLKVAIWNLKGGTGKSSTAQNLGAELVAAKFRTVLIDLDGQRTLSYSFGMEKSSPNVLDWLERRGQPLLTGMDGLYLVPGDIGMFQISSEEDVLGQALARLKGFDVCLMDCPPSLGAPTLQAIWNADRLLMPTLMEPASLKGLAEAVELIKDERQGLPVDILRTRYKPRLRISRDAADQLIEGVKRSHYTLLKTAIPENVAIAEAIARQMPVSEHLAGSLGAAAYRDLAQEVASRWKLSQS; translated from the coding sequence ATGCTCAAAGTCGCAATCTGGAATCTCAAAGGTGGCACCGGTAAATCGTCCACGGCTCAGAACTTAGGGGCTGAGCTAGTGGCCGCCAAGTTTAGGACAGTCTTAATCGATCTAGATGGCCAGCGTACCCTGAGCTACAGCTTTGGTATGGAGAAGAGTTCTCCCAACGTGCTGGACTGGTTAGAGCGGCGAGGACAGCCCCTGCTGACGGGCATGGATGGCCTGTATCTGGTGCCGGGGGACATTGGCATGTTTCAGATTTCCTCCGAGGAGGATGTGCTGGGACAGGCCCTGGCTCGGCTCAAGGGGTTCGATGTTTGCCTGATGGACTGTCCCCCTAGCTTAGGGGCGCCGACCCTACAGGCTATTTGGAACGCGGATCGCCTGCTGATGCCCACCCTGATGGAGCCTGCCAGCCTCAAAGGTCTGGCAGAAGCAGTAGAGCTGATCAAGGATGAACGGCAAGGCCTCCCCGTTGATATCCTGCGGACCCGCTACAAACCCCGGCTGCGCATCAGCCGTGACGCGGCGGATCAGTTGATCGAGGGCGTGAAGCGCTCTCACTACACCCTCTTGAAGACAGCCATCCCTGAGAATGTGGCCATTGCCGAGGCCATTGCTCGACAGATGCCGGTGAGTGAGCATTTGGCCGGGTCCCTGGGGGCGGCGGCCTATCGAGACTTAGCCCAGGAAGTCGCGAGCCGCTGGAAACTCAGCCAGTCCTAG
- a CDS encoding transglutaminase family protein, whose translation MTISGVTPDASLLLRRPDLLSSNITDWQNHPSLAYGFGSQFIDPSPLGQTP comes from the coding sequence ATTACTATCAGTGGGGTGACACCAGACGCCAGCCTCCTGCTGCGGCGACCAGATTTACTCTCCAGTAACATCACCGACTGGCAGAACCATCCCAGTTTGGCCTATGGCTTCGGCAGCCAATTCATCGATCCCAGCCCGCTGGGGCAGACCCCCTAG
- a CDS encoding GumC family protein: protein MAPPILKRYLLALNRYKWPGLIGFLGVFGVSAVVALKPPPPPQYEASGSLVQNAPLVAFTATGTEVQQRGQGIITPEFLLADVLLQQVSQELANQGIELDPREIRNNATVEVEGEDGEAQRVEVSFIWGDAEVAETALSLLFEGMVELSRVTNRARLRAIIEALNERLPEIEAELRRAEQALEAYDRIEGPAIQAAVDGSLLGAISGSQQQRRQNVITLAGIEAQMLSLMQRLGMTPDEAYASSALSADPIIANLRTQIHQTETELRLLSATLKPTHPRIIELRQNLQGFTNLLNQRAQEVIQGGGQTAALPASNQIRVTSNLDPARAALANQLVALSTQRDTLLQQQEVLQQSEEQLRQQYASLPNKQLERQRLAQQVALKQALYDQIQAKRIDAQAAEAETVSSLSIAEPPQATLQEQELNNPIAILAIGGLLGVVVGGAIVFLLDVLDSTIRTVEDLQGILRDREVPTLGMIPAIKLRSPRQVPFLLQPESSYGEAYERLRSNLRLVSDEAGSSPRMILIASAQDKEGKTVTAFNLGIASARAGRRTLIVEADLRNASAAHHLGITPDSQANVEPLRYYSGHVGECIRMVPQVENLYISPSPGPQQHSAAIIESSEMQRFLKDAYGRFDMVILDAPALSHSNDAMLLEVQTDGMVLVTRPGKTEKAILNTALDQLEETEDFSLLGAVINDAPVSVSAATNVEPVTADTVAEDLMVDRDSDEAPAVSRVDF, encoded by the coding sequence GTGGCACCCCCTATCCTCAAACGGTATTTACTCGCCCTCAACCGTTATAAATGGCCAGGGCTCATTGGTTTTCTGGGCGTCTTTGGGGTTTCAGCAGTGGTGGCTCTGAAGCCACCGCCACCACCGCAATACGAAGCATCGGGTAGCCTGGTGCAAAATGCTCCTTTAGTGGCCTTTACCGCCACCGGCACCGAAGTTCAGCAACGAGGCCAAGGCATCATTACGCCGGAGTTTTTACTGGCGGATGTGCTATTGCAACAAGTCTCCCAAGAGCTGGCCAATCAAGGCATTGAGCTAGATCCTAGAGAGATTCGCAACAATGCCACGGTTGAAGTGGAGGGTGAAGATGGTGAAGCTCAACGGGTAGAAGTCAGCTTTATCTGGGGCGATGCCGAGGTGGCTGAGACAGCCCTCAGTCTGCTGTTTGAGGGCATGGTAGAGCTGAGTCGGGTGACGAACCGAGCCCGATTGCGAGCTATTATCGAAGCCCTAAATGAGCGTCTCCCGGAGATTGAAGCGGAGTTGCGTCGAGCTGAACAGGCCCTAGAGGCCTACGATCGCATCGAAGGACCCGCCATTCAAGCGGCGGTGGACGGTAGTCTACTGGGGGCGATTTCGGGCAGTCAGCAACAGCGCCGACAGAATGTGATTACCCTAGCCGGCATTGAGGCCCAGATGCTGAGCTTGATGCAACGGCTGGGCATGACTCCCGATGAAGCCTACGCCTCCTCTGCCCTGAGTGCTGACCCTATCATTGCCAACCTGCGGACCCAGATCCACCAGACTGAAACCGAACTGCGGCTCCTGTCGGCTACCCTGAAACCTACCCATCCTAGAATTATCGAGCTTAGACAAAATTTACAGGGCTTCACCAATCTCTTGAATCAACGGGCCCAAGAGGTGATCCAAGGAGGTGGGCAGACAGCGGCTTTGCCAGCCAGCAACCAGATCCGCGTCACTAGTAATCTCGATCCAGCCCGGGCTGCCTTGGCGAATCAACTGGTGGCCCTCAGCACCCAACGAGACACGCTGCTGCAGCAACAAGAGGTGCTGCAGCAGTCTGAGGAACAGCTGCGGCAGCAGTATGCCAGCCTGCCTAATAAACAGCTGGAACGACAGCGTTTGGCCCAGCAGGTGGCCTTGAAGCAGGCCCTGTATGACCAAATTCAAGCCAAGCGTATCGATGCCCAAGCTGCTGAGGCCGAAACGGTCAGCAGTCTCTCCATCGCCGAACCCCCCCAAGCTACCCTGCAGGAACAGGAGCTGAATAATCCTATCGCTATTTTGGCCATCGGTGGTCTCTTGGGAGTCGTGGTTGGCGGTGCCATCGTGTTCTTGCTAGATGTGCTGGACAGCACTATTCGCACTGTGGAAGACCTGCAGGGCATTTTACGGGATCGAGAGGTGCCCACGCTGGGGATGATTCCAGCGATCAAGCTGCGCTCTCCCCGCCAGGTTCCGTTCCTGCTGCAGCCCGAGTCATCCTATGGGGAAGCCTATGAGCGCCTGCGCAGCAACCTCAGGCTAGTAAGTGATGAAGCCGGCAGTAGCCCCCGCATGATTCTAATCGCCAGTGCCCAAGATAAAGAAGGCAAGACGGTGACGGCCTTTAATCTGGGAATTGCCTCGGCTCGGGCCGGTCGCCGTACCTTGATTGTGGAGGCTGATCTGAGAAATGCCTCGGCGGCCCATCACTTGGGAATTACCCCAGACTCCCAAGCCAATGTTGAGCCCCTGCGCTACTACAGCGGCCATGTGGGTGAATGCATACGCATGGTGCCCCAAGTGGAAAACCTCTACATTAGCCCATCTCCAGGACCCCAGCAGCACTCGGCGGCCATCATTGAATCTAGTGAGATGCAGCGGTTTCTGAAAGATGCCTATGGACGCTTCGACATGGTGATATTAGACGCCCCTGCCTTAAGCCATAGCAATGACGCCATGCTGCTAGAAGTGCAGACGGATGGCATGGTGCTGGTGACTCGCCCCGGTAAGACGGAGAAGGCGATCTTAAATACAGCGTTAGATCAGCTGGAGGAAACGGAAGACTTCAGCCTGCTTGGGGCTGTGATTAACGATGCTCCGGTGTCGGTGTCGGCGGCAACTAATGTGGAGCCTGTGACTGCCGACACCGTAGCGGAAGATCTCATGGTTGATCGGGACTCGGATGAAGCTCCAGCGGTTTCCCGGGTCGATTTCTAA
- a CDS encoding polysaccharide biosynthesis/export family protein — protein MRQEPLQAMLTQSQRVFEPEAIDNIMLPKRGKPHHCSELPLLLTMRLASPGPITLGTSLMLLSSALVGGYSIFPPRAEAQTPPAESQIPDSLPEPPSQPLEQTFPEGNQPPLLTPGVLDRVLGVEAEPDFESYRLGPGDTFFVSVQRFPDLSFQATLDIQGNVVVPIEGAVSLEGLTLEQARAKIYGIYDKYVFLAPSEVSLTLTAQRGVEVTILGEVVRPGFYPLQAPQVTAALLSAGGSTTMADLRSIRVMRRLEDGETVETVVDLFTPLKEGDPLPDVRLQHGDVVVVPRLDPGRLDGYDRTLVAQSTLAQPNIDIRVLNYAQGARGNQGGLFTVTLPNGSRFADIVTRLAINPDRTNLREIALVRFDPEQGQAVTNLLDAKAALRGEISQNVPLQNNDVIIVERNLIARITNALGTFTQPFRDVLGFLLFFDSLADSADNLFGPGDN, from the coding sequence ATGCGTCAAGAGCCGTTACAGGCTATGCTGACTCAGAGTCAGAGGGTGTTTGAGCCGGAAGCCATTGACAACATAATGCTTCCTAAGCGCGGCAAGCCCCATCACTGCAGTGAATTACCCCTGTTGTTGACCATGCGACTAGCCTCCCCTGGCCCGATTACCCTTGGTACCTCCCTGATGCTTCTCTCGAGTGCGCTTGTGGGGGGCTATAGTATTTTCCCTCCCCGAGCTGAAGCCCAAACACCACCAGCGGAGTCTCAAATCCCTGACTCTCTCCCAGAGCCTCCCAGTCAGCCCCTGGAGCAAACTTTTCCTGAGGGGAACCAGCCGCCTCTACTCACCCCCGGAGTCTTAGACCGTGTCCTTGGAGTGGAGGCAGAACCCGATTTTGAGAGCTACCGCCTGGGACCAGGGGATACTTTCTTCGTCAGTGTGCAGCGGTTTCCCGATCTCAGTTTCCAAGCTACCCTCGATATCCAAGGCAATGTCGTCGTTCCCATTGAAGGAGCCGTCTCGTTGGAGGGACTTACCCTAGAGCAGGCGAGGGCCAAAATCTACGGCATCTATGACAAGTATGTTTTCCTGGCTCCCTCAGAGGTTAGCCTGACGCTAACAGCCCAACGAGGGGTAGAAGTCACCATCCTTGGAGAAGTCGTACGTCCTGGATTTTATCCCCTGCAGGCTCCCCAAGTCACAGCAGCTCTCCTCAGTGCCGGCGGGTCTACTACCATGGCCGATCTACGGTCGATTCGGGTCATGCGCCGCCTAGAGGATGGCGAAACCGTAGAAACCGTCGTGGACTTGTTTACTCCTCTCAAAGAAGGAGACCCCCTGCCGGACGTGCGGTTACAGCATGGCGACGTGGTAGTCGTGCCTCGTCTTGATCCAGGTCGCTTGGATGGTTACGATCGCACCCTAGTGGCCCAATCCACCCTAGCCCAGCCGAACATCGATATTCGGGTGCTTAACTATGCTCAGGGAGCGCGGGGTAACCAGGGCGGGCTATTTACCGTGACCCTACCCAATGGCAGTCGCTTTGCCGACATTGTTACCCGGCTGGCGATTAATCCAGACCGTACCAATCTGCGTGAAATCGCCTTGGTCCGGTTTGATCCAGAACAGGGGCAAGCGGTCACCAACCTCTTAGATGCCAAAGCTGCTTTACGGGGAGAAATCTCTCAGAATGTGCCCCTGCAGAATAACGATGTCATCATCGTCGAGCGTAACCTGATCGCTCGTATCACCAATGCTCTGGGCACCTTTACCCAACCCTTTAGGGATGTTCTGGGCTTCCTGCTGTTCTTTGACTCACTGGCAGACTCGGCAGATAACTTGTTCGGACCAGGAGACAATTAG
- a CDS encoding cyanoexosortase B system-associated protein, which translates to MVSAYFPGRLLRRWGKGLLVVILAALVAIAALPHYLNGQWPWASSPRVSVLNDLKALSQGSLTLPAWSTVEHRPLSINGQDWVLYELQPESAIATTEQSVETVLVLLRPQPWHTDQPSVEWVDLQGSQNWTVDSRRSLSFTVPPRSSGQPVAAQVQARFSRGWNNQRTFAVLQWYAWPRGGSASPAGWFWADQYTQWQHRQRLPWVAVSLLIPIKPLGTLQPYESLAQDLGQAIQQQLMVDTFKTWPN; encoded by the coding sequence ATGGTTTCCGCCTATTTCCCGGGTCGATTGCTGCGGCGCTGGGGTAAGGGCTTGCTGGTGGTGATATTGGCGGCTCTAGTTGCGATCGCAGCTCTGCCCCACTACCTCAATGGTCAATGGCCCTGGGCCAGCTCTCCTCGCGTTTCAGTCCTAAACGACCTCAAAGCCTTAAGCCAGGGAAGTCTTACCCTCCCGGCATGGTCCACCGTCGAGCATCGCCCCCTATCCATCAACGGTCAAGATTGGGTGCTCTACGAATTGCAACCTGAATCTGCCATTGCCACCACTGAGCAATCCGTTGAGACAGTCCTGGTGCTACTGCGCCCTCAACCCTGGCATACCGACCAACCCTCAGTAGAGTGGGTTGATTTGCAGGGGAGTCAAAACTGGACGGTCGATTCCCGTCGCTCCTTAAGTTTTACGGTGCCACCAAGGTCCTCTGGGCAACCGGTTGCAGCCCAGGTTCAGGCTCGCTTTTCTCGAGGATGGAACAATCAACGTACGTTTGCCGTCCTACAGTGGTATGCCTGGCCTAGGGGTGGGTCGGCTTCACCAGCAGGTTGGTTTTGGGCCGATCAATACACCCAGTGGCAACACCGTCAACGCCTTCCTTGGGTTGCCGTTAGCCTGCTCATTCCCATCAAACCCCTGGGCACTCTGCAGCCCTATGAGTCCCTAGCCCAGGATCTGGGACAGGCTATTCAACAGCAACTCATGGTCGACACCTTCAAGACCTGGCCCAATTAG
- the crtB gene encoding cyanoexosortase B: MLNQRFINIAARRYPLELTLVVSLGLLYGPLLWHWVDGWLHKSISIQHEYFSHGLLGLPFAAYIAWGQRGQWRRLPDRCHPLGPILVLGAAAGYSSGLSDWVNLSLPLMLTGLCLGLKGLAGLRLQAMVLLLVALATPTQAPYLIEPYALPLQRFIASVAGFLLVQGGIDVQVDQIYLLVNGQQVEVAPHCAGLKMLFTSLYVALMLIYWTGLWRSWLQTTLFLVGTGGISVVGNIVRNALLSYFHGTGQTGAFHWLHESWGGDLYSALMLLSLIGIVQLIQRYVPPSLSLQMTDEDLL, translated from the coding sequence ATGCTGAACCAGCGCTTCATCAATATCGCCGCTAGACGATATCCCCTGGAGCTGACCCTAGTGGTTTCACTGGGGCTCCTCTATGGGCCACTCCTGTGGCATTGGGTAGATGGTTGGCTGCATAAATCGATTAGCATCCAGCACGAGTATTTTAGCCATGGGCTGCTGGGCCTGCCGTTTGCGGCCTACATTGCCTGGGGTCAGCGCGGCCAGTGGCGCCGGTTGCCCGATCGCTGTCATCCCTTAGGGCCGATACTGGTGCTGGGGGCAGCCGCCGGTTACTCGAGTGGCCTATCGGACTGGGTTAATCTATCCCTGCCGCTAATGCTGACAGGCCTCTGTCTGGGGCTAAAGGGACTGGCTGGCTTACGGTTGCAAGCAATGGTGTTGCTGTTAGTGGCCCTGGCCACCCCGACCCAGGCCCCCTACCTGATTGAGCCCTACGCCCTGCCCCTACAGCGGTTTATTGCCTCTGTAGCTGGGTTTTTGCTGGTGCAGGGGGGCATTGATGTGCAAGTCGACCAAATTTATCTGTTGGTCAATGGTCAACAAGTGGAAGTGGCCCCCCACTGTGCCGGCCTCAAGATGTTGTTTACCAGCCTCTATGTGGCCTTGATGCTGATCTACTGGACGGGGCTATGGCGGTCGTGGCTGCAGACCACGCTGTTCCTGGTGGGCACAGGGGGCATTAGTGTAGTCGGCAATATTGTCCGCAATGCCTTACTCAGCTACTTTCACGGCACTGGCCAAACGGGGGCGTTCCACTGGCTCCATGAAAGCTGGGGCGGTGATCTGTATTCGGCCCTGATGCTACTGTCCTTGATTGGGATAGTGCAGCTGATTCAACGATATGTGCCCCCAAGCCTGTCCCTGCAAATGACTGATGAAGACCTGCTATGA
- a CDS encoding Dethiobiotin synthetase: MDFETARQVLLQQTIAPAADKTTTFIHCLQQQQPPVPGQVTSLLLALKVLRSGLQGEPTLGRDLAYALFLVAYESRRLYEAGRQAGWNGLPSWMKICSGLGLLLKQFWPMASPQTNRPLGLH; encoded by the coding sequence ATGGACTTTGAAACGGCCCGGCAGGTCTTACTGCAGCAAACCATCGCTCCGGCAGCAGACAAAACCACGACCTTTATCCATTGCCTGCAGCAACAACAGCCCCCAGTGCCAGGCCAAGTCACGTCCCTGTTGCTGGCCCTGAAGGTGTTGCGCTCGGGTTTGCAGGGAGAACCCACCCTCGGCCGGGACCTGGCCTATGCCCTCTTCCTGGTGGCCTACGAAAGCCGCCGTCTCTATGAAGCAGGGCGTCAGGCCGGGTGGAATGGCCTCCCCTCTTGGATGAAGATCTGCAGCGGATTGGGGCTGCTGCTAAAGCAATTTTGGCCGATGGCATCGCCTCAAACTAACCGCCCCCTCGGTCTCCACTAG
- a CDS encoding GH1 family beta-glucosidase: MAYRFPPTFQWGVATAAYQIEGAVAEAGRRPSVWDTFSAEPGRVFQGQTGADACDHYHRYGDDIRLMADLGVTHYRFSIAWPRVIPEGSGPVNEAGLDFYERLVDTLLAHGIVPHATLFHWDSPQALDDRYGSWRSRQMAYDFADYVTVVVERLCDRIHDWMTVNEIPCFTHLGYGVSQVPPHAPGTQVPTTQQVWQTSHHALLAHGLACKAIRATSRQPCRIALVDNFLVPVPWVETPEHIAAAQAAFPTLGSNGGVIMPALTGQYSEALLAQLGEAAPTIEPGDLALIHQPLDAIGFNVYSGVYVRAAETPTGYEVLPYPPGYPRLHMPWLQVVPESLYWGVRHLSETLQRPDLPVFISENGCAAQDTVTPAGEVLDLDRIYYLRQYLQATHRAVEEGYPLQGYFLWSLLDNFEWSYGYDRRFGITYVDYATQQRLPKASFHWYGACIRENRVL, translated from the coding sequence ATGGCGTATCGGTTTCCACCGACGTTTCAGTGGGGAGTGGCCACGGCGGCCTATCAGATTGAGGGAGCGGTGGCCGAGGCGGGTCGACGGCCTAGCGTTTGGGATACCTTTAGTGCTGAGCCAGGACGAGTATTCCAGGGGCAGACTGGAGCTGACGCTTGTGATCATTACCATCGCTACGGCGATGACATTCGCCTGATGGCAGATCTGGGCGTGACCCACTATCGTTTCAGCATCGCCTGGCCCCGAGTCATCCCGGAGGGCAGCGGGCCGGTGAATGAGGCCGGGCTAGATTTCTATGAACGCTTGGTGGATACCCTGTTGGCCCATGGCATTGTGCCCCATGCCACCCTTTTCCATTGGGACAGTCCCCAGGCCTTAGACGATCGCTATGGCTCTTGGCGTAGTCGTCAGATGGCCTATGATTTTGCCGACTATGTCACCGTGGTGGTGGAGCGGCTGTGCGATCGCATCCATGACTGGATGACCGTGAATGAAATTCCCTGCTTTACTCACCTGGGCTATGGGGTGAGCCAGGTGCCCCCCCATGCCCCTGGCACCCAGGTGCCAACCACTCAGCAGGTGTGGCAGACCTCTCACCATGCCTTACTGGCCCATGGCTTGGCCTGTAAAGCGATTCGAGCCACCTCCCGACAGCCCTGCCGCATTGCCCTGGTGGATAATTTCTTGGTCCCCGTCCCCTGGGTCGAGACCCCCGAGCACATTGCCGCCGCCCAAGCCGCCTTTCCCACCCTGGGCAGCAATGGCGGCGTGATTATGCCAGCGCTGACCGGGCAATACAGCGAAGCCCTCCTGGCTCAGTTAGGGGAGGCTGCGCCTACCATCGAACCGGGGGATCTCGCCCTGATCCATCAGCCCCTCGATGCCATCGGCTTCAATGTCTACAGCGGCGTCTATGTGCGGGCTGCTGAGACCCCCACGGGATATGAGGTGTTACCCTATCCTCCCGGCTATCCCCGCCTGCACATGCCCTGGCTGCAGGTGGTGCCCGAGAGTCTCTACTGGGGAGTGCGCCATCTGAGTGAGACGCTACAGCGCCCCGATCTGCCGGTCTTCATCAGCGAGAATGGCTGTGCCGCCCAAGATACCGTCACCCCAGCCGGGGAAGTGCTGGATCTCGACCGAATTTACTACTTGCGTCAGTACCTGCAGGCAACCCACCGAGCCGTAGAGGAGGGCTATCCGTTACAGGGTTACTTTCTCTGGAGCCTGTTGGACAATTTCGAGTGGTCCTACGGCTACGACCGACGCTTTGGCATTACCTATGTGGACTATGCCACCCAGCAGCGCCTTCCCAAGGCCAGTTTCCACTGGTATGGCGCCTGCATTCGGGAGAATCGAGTGCTTTAG
- a CDS encoding DUF3181 family protein — translation MSSYDTAATLEALASEIGDVVYIDVAQWHLYLRDAKVKGTRLHQTLANALYPSLTEGKISADAIAAALKDISVPLGGGRQQLPLGELVPAGCQQDLLRRLEDFQRDL, via the coding sequence ATGAGTAGCTACGACACTGCGGCAACCCTGGAGGCCCTGGCCAGTGAGATCGGCGATGTGGTCTACATTGACGTTGCCCAGTGGCATCTCTATCTCAGGGATGCCAAGGTCAAGGGCACCCGGCTGCATCAAACTCTGGCCAATGCCCTGTACCCCAGCCTGACCGAGGGTAAGATTTCAGCTGATGCGATCGCAGCGGCACTGAAAGACATCTCGGTGCCCCTAGGGGGAGGGCGACAACAGCTGCCCCTAGGGGAGCTAGTCCCCGCCGGCTGCCAGCAGGACCTACTACGGCGTCTAGAAGACTTTCAGCGCGACCTGTAA
- a CDS encoding 2TM domain-containing protein, with protein sequence MPPRWPRKPDRRDSAYRRLEDRINFAVHVALFAAVNSGLWFAHQLNSLWVPWVAKVTGIWVAGLAIHGIYIFAIANYSKPSVPDDDATADVTTEATKQRET encoded by the coding sequence ATGCCTCCTCGTTGGCCCCGCAAACCTGACCGTCGTGATTCGGCTTACCGCCGTTTGGAAGATCGCATCAATTTCGCTGTCCACGTGGCTCTCTTTGCAGCGGTCAATTCGGGGCTATGGTTTGCCCATCAGCTAAACTCCCTCTGGGTGCCTTGGGTGGCTAAGGTAACTGGGATTTGGGTGGCTGGATTGGCCATCCATGGCATTTATATCTTTGCGATCGCAAATTACTCAAAGCCAAGTGTGCCGGATGATGACGCAACGGCCGATGTGACGACCGAGGCGACGAAGCAGAGAGAAACTTAA
- the moaC gene encoding cyclic pyranopterin monophosphate synthase MoaC: MTSSELTHLDAQGNAHMVDVSAKAATVRVATAAGHVSMAPKTLAAIEAGNTPKGDVLGTARLAGIMAAKQTANLIPLCHPLPLQTIEVTIEAAPALPGYEIRATVKTKAETGVEMEALTAVSVAALTLYDMAKALEKSMTIGEIRLLQKTGGKSGEWRRGE, translated from the coding sequence ATGACATCTTCTGAATTGACCCATTTGGATGCTCAGGGGAATGCCCATATGGTCGATGTGTCGGCCAAGGCAGCGACGGTACGGGTGGCAACGGCTGCTGGCCATGTGTCAATGGCCCCAAAGACACTGGCCGCCATCGAGGCTGGCAATACTCCCAAGGGCGATGTACTGGGAACCGCTCGCCTGGCTGGCATCATGGCCGCCAAACAGACGGCTAACCTGATTCCTCTGTGCCATCCTCTACCCCTGCAGACCATCGAGGTAACCATCGAAGCTGCCCCGGCCCTACCAGGATATGAGATCCGGGCAACGGTCAAGACCAAGGCCGAAACCGGGGTGGAAATGGAAGCGCTGACGGCGGTATCGGTAGCTGCCCTGACCCTCTACGATATGGCCAAGGCTCTGGAGAAATCCATGACCATTGGCGAGATTCGCCTGCTGCAGAAAACTGGTGGGAAGTCGGGAGAGTGGCGCAGGGGGGAATAA
- a CDS encoding MFS transporter: MKIFLSFSPALRFNLAALFVAGLCFWAGLAGLLPILPLFIETLGASGQQIGIVMASFALGLLLARPRLSRLADERGRKLVLLIGIGAIALAPLGYLSIKVLPHTVLSLPWGSQQVTLDVSLLAIMAIRAFHGLSIAAFVVAYSALIVDISPPQNRGELIGYMSLVNPVGLALGPALGGFLLEGTGFEVAFLAMGILGLIGLLCCLGVKETYQPRPRSLGNTEEPHPFWRLLWTPRVRTPAIILLMVGLAFGTLTTFVPLYMRESGVSLNVGLIYTASALASFTIRILVGRASDRHGRGRFITLSLALYTLAMAIFWWADSASWFLLAGLVQGMAAGTLIPMIAALMGDRSESDERGRVFGLAMVGFDVGIALAGPTFGGIADAIGYRGIFGLAALMTLIGLGVFVTASSKDLPHSLRFALGRGRDVYAVDPYVAGK, translated from the coding sequence TTGAAGATCTTTTTGTCCTTTAGTCCTGCATTGCGGTTTAATCTAGCTGCCCTATTTGTTGCCGGACTCTGTTTCTGGGCCGGATTGGCCGGGCTATTACCGATTCTGCCTCTGTTCATTGAGACCCTAGGGGCCAGTGGCCAGCAAATCGGGATTGTCATGGCCTCCTTCGCGTTAGGGCTTCTGCTGGCTCGGCCACGGCTATCTCGCCTGGCTGATGAGCGAGGCCGCAAGCTAGTGTTGTTGATTGGCATCGGGGCCATTGCCTTGGCTCCCTTGGGCTATCTCAGCATTAAGGTTTTGCCCCATACGGTGCTGTCGCTGCCATGGGGCTCCCAGCAAGTAACTTTAGATGTATCACTCCTGGCGATCATGGCCATACGAGCCTTCCATGGCCTCAGTATTGCTGCCTTTGTAGTAGCCTACAGCGCCTTGATCGTCGATATCTCACCCCCCCAGAATCGAGGAGAATTGATTGGCTACATGAGTCTGGTCAATCCAGTGGGGCTAGCCCTGGGTCCAGCACTGGGGGGCTTTCTGCTAGAAGGCACCGGCTTTGAAGTAGCCTTTCTGGCCATGGGAATCTTGGGCCTGATTGGTCTGCTCTGCTGCCTGGGAGTGAAGGAGACTTACCAACCCCGGCCTCGCTCCCTAGGAAATACTGAGGAGCCCCACCCGTTTTGGCGCCTGCTATGGACACCGCGGGTACGGACGCCAGCCATTATCTTGCTCATGGTGGGCCTGGCCTTCGGCACCCTGACCACGTTTGTCCCGCTATATATGCGAGAGAGCGGCGTTAGCCTCAATGTAGGATTGATCTACACTGCTTCCGCCCTGGCCAGCTTTACCATTCGCATCTTGGTGGGGCGAGCCTCGGATCGCCATGGCCGCGGCCGTTTCATCACCCTCAGTTTGGCCCTCTACACTCTGGCCATGGCGATATTCTGGTGGGCCGATAGTGCTTCCTGGTTTTTACTAGCAGGGTTAGTGCAGGGGATGGCGGCAGGGACCTTGATTCCCATGATCGCGGCTCTAATGGGGGATCGATCTGAATCTGACGAGCGGGGTCGAGTGTTTGGATTGGCCATGGTGGGATTTGATGTGGGGATCGCCCTGGCAGGCCCCACCTTTGGTGGCATTGCAGATGCCATCGGTTATCGCGGTATCTTTGGCCTGGCTGCCCTGATGACTCTGATTGGGCTGGGAGTGTTTGTCACTGCCTCTAGCAAAGATCTGCCCCATTCCCTACGATTTGCCTTGGGGCGTGGCCGCGACGTCTATGCCGTAGATCCCTACGTTGCCGGTAAATAA